A single Dermacentor albipictus isolate Rhodes 1998 colony chromosome 3, USDA_Dalb.pri_finalv2, whole genome shotgun sequence DNA region contains:
- the LOC135914072 gene encoding very long chain fatty acid elongase AAEL008004-like, protein MDPASVTAAARGGWFRRDPRTASWFLVGNVPFLLFLLLGYVYVVKIGGPRFMKGRKPYESIKPVIVIYNATMVLLNCYFVVAFLSKTYLGGGYSFICQGIDFEARDDETMSLLTHCWMYFWIRVVDFLDTVFFVLRKKESHVSFLHLAHHVLVVSIGWYGLAYGADGHAAFTVIFNSFVHVIMYTYYLLSLLGPSVRPYLWWKRYLTQLQMFQFVVLMLHGTIPLFVDCGYPTAHIYIGLPQGLFFLVMFVRFYASAYSNKKALTTLNGVIKKIN, encoded by the coding sequence ATGGACCCTGCGTCGGTGACCGCCGCCGCACGAGGCGGCTGGTTCAGGAGGGACCCGCGCACCGCCAGCTGGTTCCTGGTCGGCAACGTTCCGTTCCTGCTCTTCCTCTTGCTCGGCTATGTATACGTCGTAAAAATAGGTGGGCCGCGTTTTATGAAGGGGCGAAAGCCCTACGAAAGCATCAAGCCTGTCATCGTGATCTACAACGCCACGATGGTGCTCTTGAACTGCTACTTTGTGGTAGCCTTTCTGTCCAAGACCTACTTGGGCGGCGGTTACAGCTTCATCTGTCAAGGCATAGACTTCGAAGCGCGCGACGATGAGACTATGAGTCTGCTGACCCACTGCTGGATGTACTTTTGGATCAGAGTTGTGGATTTTTTGGATACTGTGTTTTTCGTGCTGCGCAAGAAAGAATCGCACGTCTCGTTCCTGCACTTGGCCCACCACGTCCTGGTGGTCTCCATCGGCTGGTACGGGCTCGCATACGGAGCGGATGGCCACGCGGCTTTCACTGTTATCTTCAACAGCTTCGTGCACGTGATCATGTACACGTACTACCTGTTATCTCTCCTGGGACCGTCAGTGCGGCCCTACTTGTGGTGGAAGCGATATCTGACGCAGCTTCAAATGTTTCAGTTTGTCGTTTTGATGCTGCACGGGACGATTCCGTTGTTCGTGGACTGCGGCTACCCGACCGCTCACATCTACATTGGTCTGCCCCAGGGTCTCTTTTTCCTCGTCATGTTTGTTCGATTCTACGCAAGCGCCTACAGCAACAAGAAGGCTCTCACTACGCTCAACGGCGTTATAAAGAAGATAAATTGA